One Owenweeksia hongkongensis DSM 17368 genomic region harbors:
- a CDS encoding LytR/AlgR family response regulator transcription factor gives MTRAIIIDDEKHCSESLALLIEKYVPEMTIEAELNDPIEAVDVIVSKKPDLVFLDIEMPKLNGFDLLKSLPVIDFEIIFTTAYDDFAIQAFKVSAIDYLLKPIERDELTKAVEKFKKHRADRDFEDRFMVFLSKYGRAEKGNLGKVALPTQEGFEFIDQDIIVRCESDSNYTTVVLEGQKDIVVSRTLKDVESMLDSTSFVRVHHSHLINLRHIRKYHKGSGGVIVMDNGDNVSVSRSKKSEFLDRI, from the coding sequence ATGACACGAGCTATTATTATTGATGATGAAAAGCACTGCTCGGAATCCCTTGCCCTGCTTATAGAAAAGTATGTTCCCGAAATGACGATTGAAGCTGAGCTCAATGATCCCATTGAGGCGGTGGATGTGATAGTCTCCAAAAAGCCGGATTTGGTGTTTTTGGATATTGAGATGCCAAAACTCAACGGTTTTGACCTACTCAAAAGTCTACCGGTAATTGATTTTGAGATCATTTTTACCACAGCTTATGATGATTTTGCCATACAGGCATTTAAGGTGAGCGCTATTGATTATTTATTAAAACCAATAGAAAGAGACGAACTAACCAAGGCGGTGGAGAAATTTAAAAAGCACAGGGCTGATCGTGACTTTGAAGATCGCTTTATGGTTTTTTTAAGTAAATATGGACGTGCAGAAAAAGGAAATTTAGGGAAAGTAGCACTCCCTACACAGGAAGGTTTTGAGTTTATCGATCAGGATATTATTGTGCGATGCGAATCGGATAGTAATTATACCACGGTGGTGCTTGAGGGGCAAAAGGATATAGTAGTATCCAGAACCTTGAAAGATGTGGAAAGCATGCTGGATTCCACATCATTTGTGCGTGTTCATCATTCACACCTTATTAATTTAAGACATATAAGAAAGTACCACAAAGGAAGCGGTGGGGTAATAGTGATGGATAATGGTGATAATGTAAGCGTAAGCCGAAGTAAAAAAAGCGAATTTTTGGATCGAATATGA
- a CDS encoding Crp/Fnr family transcriptional regulator has translation MSESHQFWMFNDVNLFQVMCPSKLTHHPAAQDGHKVYSKGETIYFTDDPANTLYLIASGKVRILNYSEDGDEVVRAILGKGEMFGELALLGEDKRTEIAEAMDDETMVCSVHTDYLQELMQDDAEFTFKIYKWIGLRMKKMERRIDNLIFKDVRSRLMDFIKEMAQEKGKQTDNGIEVEHFFTHKNLANLIGTSRQTVTTTLNELRDEGLIDFSRRQVIIKKPSAF, from the coding sequence ATGAGTGAAAGTCACCAATTTTGGATGTTTAATGATGTTAACCTGTTTCAGGTAATGTGCCCCAGTAAACTTACCCACCACCCTGCCGCCCAGGATGGCCATAAAGTTTATTCAAAAGGCGAAACTATTTACTTTACAGATGATCCCGCAAACACTCTATATCTGATAGCGAGCGGCAAAGTGCGTATTCTCAATTACTCTGAAGATGGTGACGAGGTGGTAAGAGCAATACTTGGAAAAGGGGAAATGTTTGGTGAGCTTGCCCTATTGGGTGAAGATAAAAGAACTGAAATAGCAGAAGCTATGGATGATGAAACGATGGTATGTTCTGTTCACACCGATTACCTTCAGGAGCTCATGCAGGATGATGCTGAATTCACTTTCAAAATATACAAATGGATTGGCCTTCGTATGAAAAAGATGGAGCGTAGGATAGACAATCTCATCTTTAAAGATGTCCGTTCCCGGCTAATGGATTTTATAAAAGAAATGGCTCAGGAAAAAGGCAAACAAACTGATAATGGCATCGAGGTGGAACACTTTTTTACCCACAAAAATTTAGCAAACCTCATTGGCACCTCCCGCCAAACGGTAACCACCACCCTTAATGAACTTAGAGATGAAGGCTTAATTGATTTTAGCAGAAGACAAGTAATTATCAAAAAGCCAAGCGCTTTTTAA
- a CDS encoding nitroreductase family protein, translating to MNDDPIKTVPYKRPVLSSDQILEKSAEYYDFLNLRRSVREFEEKDVPKEVIENLIKTASTAPSGAHKQPWTFVAVNSKELKKKIRAAAEAEEMDFYNNRATEEWLKDLAPLGTNWSKPFLENAPWLIVVFKKVYDELPEGRAKNYYVQESVGIASGFLISAIHNAGLVTLTHTPSPMNFLSDILERPANEKPFLLLPVGYPSSHAQVPDLERKPLDEVSVFL from the coding sequence ATGAATGATGACCCAATTAAAACAGTTCCTTACAAAAGGCCTGTTCTTTCTTCTGATCAGATACTAGAAAAGAGTGCAGAATATTATGATTTTTTAAACTTGCGAAGGTCGGTTCGTGAGTTTGAGGAGAAGGATGTACCGAAAGAGGTAATTGAAAACCTCATAAAAACGGCAAGTACCGCACCTAGTGGAGCGCACAAGCAGCCATGGACTTTTGTGGCCGTAAATAGCAAAGAGCTCAAAAAGAAAATTAGAGCTGCAGCTGAAGCGGAAGAAATGGATTTTTATAATAACCGTGCTACTGAAGAGTGGCTCAAGGATTTAGCTCCATTAGGTACGAATTGGTCCAAGCCTTTTTTAGAAAATGCTCCCTGGTTGATTGTAGTTTTTAAAAAGGTGTATGATGAATTGCCAGAAGGAAGAGCTAAGAACTATTATGTTCAGGAATCTGTGGGAATCGCGAGTGGGTTTTTAATATCGGCAATTCACAATGCTGGTTTGGTAACGCTTACACATACTCCAAGCCCGATGAATTTTTTATCAGATATACTAGAGCGCCCCGCTAATGAAAAGCCGTTTTTACTGTTGCCGGTGGGTTACCCGTCTTCACATGCGCAAGTTCCAGATTTGGAAAGAAAGCCCTTGGATGAAGTGAGTGTGTTTCTTTAA